A genome region from Setaria italica strain Yugu1 chromosome III, Setaria_italica_v2.0, whole genome shotgun sequence includes the following:
- the LOC101785354 gene encoding wall-associated receptor kinase 2-like isoform X1, which produces MSTPSFLLSVLLLAATATAATAGSPTALPGCQGSCGGVDIPYPFGIGTSCFRKDFEISCINNGSAGDVPVLATADNRAVQVLNLSVAPWPEARVLLPVAWQCFSPNGTSTGSFSGEVDFNPRSVYRISDTQNELFVLGCNTFIYNKAGNGEGGRYRYAYYTGCVAYSNDSGDPRDGACAGIGCCHVDIPPGLTDNSMSMRYDNDSWPHVNQEYCPCDYAFIVEKGSYTFRASDLTSMPRDQTMPLVLDWAIRDNGSVPMSCEQAARSPTGGGGYACVSDHSECVNSANGGYVCNCTKGYEGNPYVRGGCTNIDECTRLEEFPCHGVCKDTEGSYQCMCGLGYESDGDPKENSCHPRLSGSAKLLIGVTVGIFSTVVVLLATWLTSKHKELKAKKRELEALERKNGSEELQNVKTLTLFTKEELDKITDDYSSPLGHGGFGKVHKGILPDKTEVAVKASIKVTEYTRDEFVREVGIQSRMMHRNILRLLGCCLRVDVPLLVYEYAAKGSLEDILHGKENQQLEPLTLRSRLDIAIGSGQGLAYMHSYTENGIQHADVKPGNILLDRGLIPKISDFGLSKIFMAGKDYTMNVIGCLPYMDPVYKETGRLTPKSDVYSFGVVLLELISRKPVGYGESSLVKQFKRVYEQDKSGRVLFDKDIATEEDIPILDEIGRLAMECLEEKVEERPAMVSVASALVMLKDSWGKQ; this is translated from the exons ATGTCGACGCCATCGTTCCTGCTGTCGGTACTGCTTCTTGCAGCAACAGCAACGGCAGCCACCGCCGGAAGCCCCACCGCGTTGCCGGGATGCCAGGGGAGCTGCGGAGGCGTGGACATCCCGTACCCATTCGGCATCGGCACCAGCTGCTTCCGCAAAGACTTCGAGATCTCATGCATCAACAACGGCAGCGCCGGCGACGTGCCGGTGCTGGCAACGGCGGACAACCGTGCCGTCCAGGTGCTGAACTTGTCTGTAGCGCCGTGGCCGGAGGCCCGGGTGCTGCTGCCGGTGGCGTGGCAGTGTTTCAGCCCTAACGGAACCAGCACCGGGAGTTTCTCCGGTGAGGTCGACTTCAACCCACGGAGCGTATACCGTATCTCCGACACCCAGAACGAGCTCTTCGTCCTCGGTTGCAACACCTTCATCTACAACAAAGCCGGCAACGGGGAGGGCGGCCGCTACAGATACGCCTACTACACCGGGTGCGTGGCCTACAGCAACGACTCGGGGGACCCGCGCGACGGCGCGTGCGCCGGCATCGGCTGCTGCCACGTCGACATCCCGCCGGGCCTCACCGACAACTCCATGTCCATGAGGTATGACAATGACAGCTGGCCTCACGTCAACCAGGAGTACTGCCCCTGTGACTACGCCTTCATCGTGGAGAAGGGCAGCTACACCTTCCGGGCGTCCGACCTGACGAGCATGCCGCGTGACCAGACCATGCCTCTGGTCCTGGACTGGGCCATCCGCGACAACGGCTCCGTGCCCATGTCCTGCGAACAGGCGGCGAGGagccccaccggcggcggcggctacgccTGTGTCAGCGACCACAGCGAGTGCGTCAACTCAGCCAATGGTGGGTACGTCTGCAACTGCACCAAAGGCTACGAGGGGAACCCCTACGTCAGGGGTGGATGCACCA ATATAGATGAGTGTACACGATTGGAAGAGTTTCCTTGTCATGGTGTTTGCAAGGACACCGAGGGATCTTATCAATGCATGTGTGGTCTAGGTTACGAGAGTGATGGCGATCCAAAGGAAAACTCCTGCCATCCAAGACTTTCAGGTTCAGCAAAGCTTCTCATAG GTGTCACTGTGGGTATTTTTAGCACAGTTGTTGTTCTACTTGCCACATGGTTGACGTCGAAGCATAAAGAGCTGAAAGCAAAGAAGAGAGAACTGGAAGCACttgaaagaaaaaatggaaGCGAGGAACTTCAAAACGTTAAAACTCTAACGCTTTTCACAAAGGAGGAACTTGACAAAATAACTGACGACTACTCAAGTCCTCTTGGTCATGGAGGCTTTGGCAAAGTTCATAAAGGGATTCTTCCCGACAAGACAGAGGTTGCGGTTAAAGCCTCAATTAAGGTAACTGAATATACACGGGATGAATTTGTGAGGGAAGTAGGGATCCAATCTAGGATGATGCACAGAAACATTCTCAGGCTCTTGGGTTGTTGCTTGCGCGTCGATGTTCCATTGCTGGTGTACGAGTATGCTGCTAAAGGAAGCCTCGAAGACATTCTCCACGGCAAAGAAAATCAGCAACTTGAGCCACTAACACTAAGATCGCGTTTGGACATTGCAATTGGGTCTGGTCAAGGTTTAGCATACATGCACTCATACACAGAAAATGGCATTCAGCATGCCGATGTCAAACCAGGCAACATACTCCTGGATCGTGGGCTCATTCCAAAAATATCAGATTTTGGGTTATCAAAGATTTTTATGGCGGGTAAAGATTATACCATGAATGTCATAGGGTGCTTGCCTTACATGGATCCAGTGTACAAAGAGACAGGGCGGCTAACTCCAAAAAGTGATGTGTATAGCTTCGGGGTTGTTCTGTTGGAGCTAATTTCTAGAAAGCCCGTTGGATACGGTGAAAGTAGCCTCGTTAAGCAGTTTAAAAGAGTTTATGAGCAAGATAAGAGTGGAAGGGTGCTGTTTGATAAGGATATTGCAACAGAAGAAGATATTCCTATCCTCGACGAAATTGGCAGACTAGCAATGGAGTGTTTGGAAGAAAAGGTTGAAGAGCGACCAGCTATGGTGAGTGTAGCAAGTGCGCTTGTGATGCTCAAAGATTCCTGGGGAAAACAATGA
- the LOC101784557 gene encoding ABC transporter F family member 1 — protein MVSEASKKKAAQKKAAAAAKRGGKAAAASSSSSSSSAAAAAEKAANGVAALKLSDRTCTGVLASHPLSRDIHIESLSLTFHGHDLIVDSELELNYGRRYGLLGLNGCGKSTLLTAIGCRELPIPEHMDIYHLSHEIEASDMSALQAVVSCDEERVQLEKEAEILAAQDDGGGEALDRVYERLDAMDAATAEKRAAEILFGLGFSKQMQAKKTKDFSGGWRMRIALARALFMNPTILLLDEPTNHLDLEACVWLEEMLKNFDRILVVISHSQDFLNGVCTNIIHMQNKKLKLYTGNYDQYVQTRSELEENQMKQYKWEQEQIASMKEYIARFGHGSAKLARQAQSKEKTLAKMERGGLTEKVVRDKVLVFRFTDVGKLPPPVLQFVEVKFGYTPDNLIYKCLDFGVDLDSRIALVGPNGAGKSTLLKLMTGDLVPLDGMVRRHNHLRIAQYHQHLAEKLDLDMSALAYMMKEYPGTEEEKMRSAVGRFGLSGKAQVMPMKNLSDGQRSRVIFAWLAYRQPQLLLLDEPTNHLDIETIDSLAEALNEWDGGLVLVSHDFRLINQVAQEIWVCENQAVTRWEGDIMDFKAHLKSKAGLSD, from the exons ATGGTTTCGGAGGCCAGCAAGAAGAAGGCCGCCCAGAAgaaggccgccgcggccgccaagAGGGGAGgcaaggcagcggcggcgtcctcgtcctcgtcttcttcctccgcggccgcggccgcggagaAGGCGGCGAACGGCGTCGCGGCGCTCAAGCTCTCCGACCGCACCTGCACCGGGGTCCTCGCGTCCCACCCGCTCTCCCGCGATATCCAC ATAGAGTCTCTTTCATTAACATTCCATGGGCATGACCTTATTGTGGATTCTGAGTTGGAGCTCAACTATGGGAG GCGATACGGGTTGCTTGGCTTGAATGGCTGTGGAAAATCTACTCTTCTCACAGCAATAGGCTGCAGAGAACTTCCTATCCCTGAACATATGGACATATACCATCTCAGCCATGAGATTGAGGCTTCAGATATGTCTGCACTACAAGCTGTTGTTAGTTGTGATGAAGAAAGAGTCCAGTTGGAAAAGGAAGCTGAAATTTTGGCTGCGCAG gatgatggtggtggtgaagcTTTGGATCGTGTGTATGAGCGTCTAGATGCAATGGATGCCGCAACTGCAGAAAAGCGGGCTGCTGAAATATTATTTGGTTTGGGGTTTTCCAAACAGATGCAGGCAAAGAAAACTAAAGATTTCTCTGGTGGTTGGCGTATGAGAATTGCTTTGGCAAGGGCACTGTTCATGAATCCAACAATCCTTTTGCTTGATGAGCCAACAAACCATCTTG ATCTTGAGGCATGTGTCTGGTTGGAAGAGATGCTAAAGAATTTTGACCGTATACTTGTTGTCATATCACACTCTCAAGATTTTCTAAATGGAGTGTGCACAAACATCATCCATATGCAAAACAAGAAGCTCAAGTTATACACTGGTAATTATGATCAATATGTCCAAACCCGCTCTGAGCTTGAAGAGAATCAAATGAAGCAGTACAAGTGGGAGCAGGAACAGATTGCATCAATGAAGGAGTACATTGCCCGCTTTGGTCATGGTTCTGCGAAGCTTGCACGTCAGGCACAGAGCAAAGAGAAAACTCTTGCAAAGATGGAGCGTGGTGGTCTCACTGAGAAGGTTGTTAGGGACAAAGTACTTGTGTTCCGCTTTACAGATGTTGGCAAGCTTCCGCCACCAGTGCTGCAGTTTGTTGAAGTCAAGTTTGGATATACACCTGATAATCTCATATACAAGTGTCTTGACTTTGGTGTTGATCTTGACTCTAGAATTGCATTGGTTGGTCCCAATGGGGCAGGGAAGAGCACTCTTCTGAAGCTCATGACTGGTGATCTAGTTCCACTAGATGGCATGGTGAGGCGCCACAATCACCTCCGCATTGCGCAGTACCATCAGCATCTTGCAGAGAAGCTGGACCTGGACATGTCGGCTCTGGCTTACATGATGAAGGAATACCCTGGGACTGAAGAAGAGAAGATGAGATCTGCAGTCGGCAGGTTTGGCCTGTCAGGGAAGGCGCAGGTGATGCCGATGAAGAATCTCTCCGACGGGCAGAGGAGCCGTGTCATCTTTGCATGGCTGGCCTACAGGCAGCCACAACTGCTGCTGCTTGATGAGCCTACTAACCATCTTGATATTGAGACCATCGACTCCCTGGCAGAGGCGCTGAACGAGTGGGATGGTGGTTTGGTCCTGGTGAGCCATGACTTCCGGCTGATCAACCAGGTTGCTCAAGAGATCTGGGTGTGTGAGAACCAGGCAGTGACTAGGTGGGAAGGTGATATCATGGATTTCAAGGCACACTTGAAGAGCAAGGCTGGTCTATCCGATTAG
- the LOC101785354 gene encoding wall-associated receptor kinase 2-like isoform X2, which produces MSTPSFLLSVLLLAATATAATAGSPTALPGCQGSCGGVDIPYPFGIGTSCFRKDFEISCINNGSAGDVPVLATADNRAVQVLNLSVAPWPEARVLLPVAWQCFSPNGTSTGSFSGEVDFNPRSVYRISDTQNELFVLGCNTFIYNKAGNGEGGRYRYAYYTGCVAYSNDSGDPRDGACAGIGCCHVDIPPGLTDNSMSMRYDNDSWPHVNQEYCPCDYAFIVEKGSYTFRASDLTSMPRDQTMPLVLDWAIRDNGSVPMSCEQAARSPTGGGGYACVSDHSECVNSANGGYVCNCTKGYEGNPYVRGGCTITAGAP; this is translated from the exons ATGTCGACGCCATCGTTCCTGCTGTCGGTACTGCTTCTTGCAGCAACAGCAACGGCAGCCACCGCCGGAAGCCCCACCGCGTTGCCGGGATGCCAGGGGAGCTGCGGAGGCGTGGACATCCCGTACCCATTCGGCATCGGCACCAGCTGCTTCCGCAAAGACTTCGAGATCTCATGCATCAACAACGGCAGCGCCGGCGACGTGCCGGTGCTGGCAACGGCGGACAACCGTGCCGTCCAGGTGCTGAACTTGTCTGTAGCGCCGTGGCCGGAGGCCCGGGTGCTGCTGCCGGTGGCGTGGCAGTGTTTCAGCCCTAACGGAACCAGCACCGGGAGTTTCTCCGGTGAGGTCGACTTCAACCCACGGAGCGTATACCGTATCTCCGACACCCAGAACGAGCTCTTCGTCCTCGGTTGCAACACCTTCATCTACAACAAAGCCGGCAACGGGGAGGGCGGCCGCTACAGATACGCCTACTACACCGGGTGCGTGGCCTACAGCAACGACTCGGGGGACCCGCGCGACGGCGCGTGCGCCGGCATCGGCTGCTGCCACGTCGACATCCCGCCGGGCCTCACCGACAACTCCATGTCCATGAGGTATGACAATGACAGCTGGCCTCACGTCAACCAGGAGTACTGCCCCTGTGACTACGCCTTCATCGTGGAGAAGGGCAGCTACACCTTCCGGGCGTCCGACCTGACGAGCATGCCGCGTGACCAGACCATGCCTCTGGTCCTGGACTGGGCCATCCGCGACAACGGCTCCGTGCCCATGTCCTGCGAACAGGCGGCGAGGagccccaccggcggcggcggctacgccTGTGTCAGCGACCACAGCGAGTGCGTCAACTCAGCCAATGGTGGGTACGTCTGCAACTGCACCAAAGGCTACGAGGGGAACCCCTACGTCAGGGGTGGATGCACCA TCACAGCTGGAGCACCGTAG